The Nitrospirota bacterium genome contains a region encoding:
- a CDS encoding glycosyltransferase codes for MPMFSHFSGRIVQVIEGLDLHDAVSNHVLSLDRTLREDYGLRTEIFAGGSHPEREQYVRHIALLELDERDIVIYHYSGYAEHTAEKVASQKAIKILHYHNITPHEFFRPGSHLYQHCREGRRQLVDLLDRFDLFTGDSQYNIDELISLGISKDKTQVLRIVLDTTMAERQVSQPAPRNVLFVGRIAENKRQDRIVEVYSRLLKAGHQLGKLVLVGRYDSGSPFYKRLMETVRTLDLQDRVEVMGRIGQSELNEQYANAGLFLSMSEHEGFGVPLLEACRHDIPVLALARTAVPETLQHSPGLFETDAELVQLVARIEKDPSFREALLAHQRAVLASYNNEVHNQLARLLNRLIPQPDTYTSVSIVICTYNRGDLLDRALDYLQRQHDPRCEVVVVDGPSTDNTGEVIDKWRHRIKVAKNSERNLSISRNIGIRLAAGDIVAFIDDDALPFGDWVGALLAEYNSVPRAVGGIGGVTYLAGSLEFQAEDIVVDSYGRATLNPTRDETLRSDRFRTQLGTNSSFKRKVLLEIGGFDEEYDYFLDESDVCMRVLRAGYRLVCSPQLFIRHEFAQSDNRINKYRYNWYSICKNTAYFALRFNTGNPTDIISAVREQIAQDRVAKLTEGLKRGVVAQDDFDAMGRDIWRGVEDGIRHAAGPRHLLHDADSPSAFLHYHTEARVFTPLHVMLVTKEFPPFTPSGGVGTLFYHLASELLLMGHRVSVIAQGPEESRHQRGRFTLHRIPAVSTSTFGSDSAVVEGSLNWSMRVAEMLLEIHRRDPISVIDTCVWDYEMYAFAAYRPRVDIPLVVRLVTPFAVACESNGWKFTEREKDLVCELERGLIDMADCVIPISDSIKETFTKVYGLNPDKRWHTVPAGLAYWPSFEVDKDYAEIAHLPELAVAKESGKFIFLFLGRLEPRKGIDVFLSAVQHFVERHPMRDDCLFVVAGKDCMRLSERLHEYLDRAARARVLFTGELSLGDRDKVYSAADVVVFPSRYESFGLVPLEAFVHGKPVIGANAGAIPEVVQHDRSGLLFEDGDPGALADCLERLLDDRALCRRLGQGARHRIRELSSAKMALRSEEVYRLARERTFYRQYHNVTINEITKDSSPISIDEKSLSWLDVPRKDFIDYVIHRDPLPFDEVPPDDNQYIKKPTFMITQMHRLWLTARIIDSHLEKRENGVFLDVGAFPFSMAIILREYLKYKGRITATINLPLRESWKSELDRRAIHVLYANLDPYVRATDEDENVEEMVNGIELESESVDFINCSHVIEHLYHPLEMLKEMYRVLKVGGKLLVSSDNALMLNTLLHLWSLSDFLHEPVEGTAAMSFGFWRGHNRFFTEKDTGTMLKKVGFRIIENHFYEVLYNSFCEDYFRHPIVTIPRWRADILTRIPEHRNELIVVAAK; via the coding sequence ATGCCGATGTTTTCACACTTTTCCGGGCGCATCGTGCAGGTGATTGAAGGGCTGGATCTCCATGACGCCGTGTCCAACCATGTCCTGAGTCTCGACCGGACTCTTCGTGAGGACTACGGGCTCAGGACCGAGATTTTCGCAGGAGGTTCGCATCCAGAGAGAGAGCAATACGTTCGGCATATTGCCTTACTGGAGCTGGACGAGCGGGATATCGTGATTTATCACTACTCCGGCTACGCGGAGCACACGGCGGAGAAGGTCGCGAGCCAGAAGGCGATCAAGATCCTTCACTATCACAACATTACACCGCACGAGTTCTTCCGGCCAGGCAGTCACCTGTACCAACACTGTCGCGAGGGGCGCCGGCAGCTCGTCGACCTTCTTGACCGATTCGATCTCTTTACCGGTGATAGCCAGTACAACATCGATGAACTGATTTCCCTCGGCATCTCGAAGGACAAGACGCAAGTGCTTCGAATTGTTCTCGACACTACCATGGCCGAGCGCCAGGTCTCGCAGCCGGCGCCTCGCAATGTGCTGTTCGTAGGCCGAATTGCGGAGAACAAGAGGCAGGATCGGATCGTGGAGGTCTATTCACGTCTGCTGAAAGCCGGACACCAGCTCGGGAAGCTGGTATTGGTTGGCAGATACGATTCCGGCAGCCCGTTCTACAAGAGATTAATGGAAACTGTTCGAACGTTGGATTTGCAGGATCGTGTCGAGGTCATGGGGAGGATTGGACAGTCCGAGCTTAATGAGCAGTATGCGAATGCGGGGCTGTTTCTTTCGATGAGCGAGCATGAAGGATTCGGCGTTCCGCTGCTCGAGGCGTGCCGCCACGATATCCCTGTCTTGGCGCTCGCCCGCACGGCTGTTCCGGAGACCCTTCAGCACTCACCCGGCCTCTTTGAGACCGACGCGGAGCTTGTACAACTCGTGGCCCGGATCGAGAAGGACCCGTCGTTTCGGGAGGCGCTCCTTGCACACCAACGAGCAGTACTCGCGAGCTATAACAATGAAGTCCACAATCAGCTTGCGAGACTGCTGAATCGTCTGATCCCGCAACCGGACACGTACACGAGCGTCAGTATTGTCATCTGTACCTACAACCGTGGAGATCTGCTCGATCGGGCGCTGGACTATTTGCAGCGTCAGCACGACCCGCGCTGTGAGGTCGTGGTGGTGGACGGCCCCTCGACCGACAACACCGGCGAGGTCATCGACAAATGGCGTCACCGCATCAAGGTCGCCAAGAACTCAGAACGCAACCTGTCGATCTCTCGAAATATTGGGATTCGACTCGCTGCGGGCGATATCGTTGCGTTTATCGATGACGACGCGTTGCCGTTCGGTGACTGGGTCGGAGCTCTGCTTGCTGAATACAACTCCGTGCCCCGCGCCGTTGGTGGTATCGGTGGCGTGACATATCTTGCGGGCTCTCTGGAGTTCCAGGCAGAGGACATAGTCGTTGACTCATACGGCCGAGCCACGCTGAATCCCACTCGTGACGAGACACTGCGATCTGACAGGTTTCGCACGCAGCTTGGGACGAACTCATCGTTCAAGAGGAAAGTCTTGCTAGAAATCGGCGGGTTCGATGAGGAATATGACTATTTCTTGGATGAATCTGATGTATGCATGCGAGTTCTTCGCGCTGGTTACCGGCTGGTTTGTTCGCCTCAACTGTTCATTCGACATGAGTTTGCACAGAGTGACAACCGGATCAATAAGTACCGTTATAACTGGTACTCCATCTGCAAGAACACGGCCTATTTCGCTCTCCGCTTTAACACCGGGAACCCGACCGACATCATTTCTGCAGTTCGAGAGCAAATCGCGCAGGATCGCGTCGCGAAACTCACAGAGGGGCTGAAGAGAGGAGTGGTCGCGCAGGACGACTTTGACGCAATGGGCCGCGACATTTGGCGCGGAGTGGAAGATGGCATTAGGCACGCGGCAGGCCCACGCCATCTGTTGCACGACGCCGATTCGCCAAGCGCTTTTCTGCACTATCATACGGAAGCACGCGTTTTCACACCGCTGCACGTCATGCTGGTCACGAAGGAGTTCCCGCCCTTTACCCCAAGCGGCGGGGTAGGGACGCTGTTTTATCACTTGGCCAGCGAGCTCTTGCTGATGGGGCATCGCGTCAGCGTGATCGCTCAGGGGCCTGAAGAGAGTAGGCATCAACGAGGGCGCTTCACGCTGCATCGGATACCTGCGGTCTCAACGAGCACCTTTGGCAGTGACAGCGCTGTTGTTGAGGGAAGTCTCAATTGGTCGATGCGTGTGGCGGAGATGCTCCTCGAGATACACCGTCGCGATCCCATATCGGTGATCGACACGTGCGTGTGGGACTACGAGATGTACGCGTTTGCGGCCTACCGACCGCGGGTAGACATTCCGTTGGTCGTTCGACTTGTCACGCCGTTTGCGGTGGCCTGTGAGAGCAATGGTTGGAAGTTCACCGAGCGCGAAAAGGACCTTGTGTGTGAGCTGGAGCGTGGGTTGATCGACATGGCGGACTGCGTCATCCCGATCAGCGACTCGATCAAGGAGACGTTCACGAAAGTCTACGGGCTCAACCCTGATAAGCGCTGGCACACGGTACCCGCGGGTCTGGCCTATTGGCCATCGTTCGAAGTCGATAAGGACTATGCCGAGATTGCCCATCTACCAGAACTTGCCGTCGCCAAGGAGAGCGGCAAGTTTATCTTTCTATTTCTGGGGCGCCTTGAGCCTCGCAAAGGGATCGATGTGTTCCTTTCTGCTGTCCAGCATTTCGTGGAACGACATCCGATGCGTGATGACTGTCTCTTTGTCGTGGCCGGTAAGGATTGCATGCGACTGAGCGAGCGGTTGCACGAGTATCTCGACCGAGCGGCGAGAGCGCGCGTGCTGTTCACGGGCGAGCTATCGCTGGGCGATCGTGACAAGGTCTACAGTGCCGCCGATGTGGTGGTGTTTCCCTCGCGGTATGAGTCCTTTGGGCTCGTGCCACTCGAAGCATTTGTGCATGGCAAGCCGGTGATTGGCGCTAATGCGGGCGCCATACCTGAAGTGGTGCAACATGATCGCTCCGGCCTTCTCTTTGAGGACGGAGATCCGGGAGCCTTGGCGGATTGTCTTGAACGCCTATTGGATGATCGAGCGTTGTGCCGCCGTCTCGGGCAAGGCGCGAGGCATCGCATCCGGGAGTTGTCTTCGGCGAAGATGGCGCTGAGAAGCGAAGAGGTTTATCGCCTAGCAAGAGAGCGAACGTTTTATCGACAATATCACAACGTAACAATAAACGAGATAACCAAGGACAGTTCTCCAATATCTATTGATGAGAAATCATTGAGTTGGTTAGATGTTCCTCGCAAGGATTTCATTGATTACGTGATACATCGAGATCCATTACCATTTGACGAGGTTCCGCCTGACGATAATCAGTACATAAAGAAGCCGACATTCATGATAACCCAGATGCACCGTTTGTGGTTGACGGCGCGAATAATTGATAGCCACTTAGAGAAGAGAGAGAATGGTGTCTTTTTAGACGTAGGCGCATTTCCATTTTCGATGGCGATAATTCTCAGAGAGTATCTGAAATATAAGGGAAGAATTACGGCAACGATCAATTTGCCTCTTCGCGAGTCATGGAAAAGTGAATTAGACAGAAGAGCGATCCACGTTCTCTATGCGAACCTTGACCCGTATGTAAGGGCAACCGATGAAGACGAGAACGTCGAGGAAATGGTCAATGGCATTGAATTAGAAAGTGAGTCGGTGGATTTCATCAATTGTTCTCATGTAATTGAACATTTATATCATCCCTTGGAGATGCTGAAGGAGATGTATAGAGTGCTAAAAGTAGGAGGGAAGCTGCTAGTTTCCTCTGACAATGCTCTTATGCTTAACACACTATTACATCTCTGGTCGCTCAGTGACTTTCTGCATGAGCCTGTGGAGGGGACAGCGGCGATGTCGTTCGGCTTTTGGAGAGGACATAACAGATTTTTCACAGAAAAAGATACAGGGACCATGCTCAAAAAGGTTGGGTTCAGGATCATCGAGAATCATTTTTATGAAGTGTTGTACAACTCGTTCTGTGAGGACTACTTTCGCCATCCAATAGTGACAATACCTAGGTGGAGGGCAGATATCCTAACTCGAATTCCGGAACACCGGAACGAACTAATTGTAGTTGCTGCAAAATGA
- a CDS encoding methyltransferase domain-containing protein — MSEWRNDVLKTRVDHVFEKIKTIPSDLRSGRCLDIGCGMGGGVIAALKHGASLSVGIDRNLNEFQHDMNFARFGEACNFFQVNADQAVMIQADVFKCDVFRGYFDYCILVDTIEHVPNQREFIRYAYRSLKPGGVLLVDTCPLYYSPVGHHLWQWFPKESDPWAHLRSDFDERLKAKGVDQWTIERYRQLNRVTYSEVIDMVSEAGFTVVRTNQQAPRSEMVSLYEKYGALIDVEIPVPKDCLFQDWIEVVARKDGWLKRLTKRLGRRVRRIAGRS, encoded by the coding sequence ATGTCTGAATGGCGTAATGACGTATTGAAGACCAGAGTTGACCATGTATTCGAAAAGATTAAGACGATTCCAAGTGATCTCAGATCGGGGCGATGCTTAGACATTGGGTGCGGAATGGGTGGTGGTGTCATTGCCGCATTGAAGCACGGCGCTTCACTGTCCGTAGGTATCGACCGGAATCTGAATGAGTTTCAACATGATATGAATTTTGCGAGGTTTGGAGAGGCCTGTAATTTCTTTCAGGTCAATGCCGACCAAGCAGTGATGATCCAGGCCGACGTCTTTAAGTGTGATGTCTTTCGTGGCTATTTTGACTACTGTATCCTTGTCGACACAATTGAGCATGTCCCAAATCAGCGTGAATTTATTCGCTACGCATACAGATCCCTCAAGCCGGGAGGGGTCCTGCTAGTAGATACGTGTCCTTTGTACTATAGCCCGGTCGGACATCACCTATGGCAATGGTTCCCAAAGGAATCGGATCCGTGGGCGCATTTACGCTCAGACTTCGATGAGCGTTTGAAAGCGAAAGGAGTTGACCAATGGACAATCGAGCGTTATCGGCAACTAAACCGGGTGACATACTCAGAAGTGATAGACATGGTCTCAGAAGCTGGGTTTACTGTTGTGAGGACAAATCAGCAAGCGCCGCGTAGTGAAATGGTGAGTCTTTATGAGAAATATGGCGCTTTGATTGATGTCGAAATCCCTGTTCCGAAGGACTGTCTATTCCAGGACTGGATAGAGGTTGTGGCGAGGAAAGACGGGTGGTTAAAGCGTCTAACAAAAAGGCTCGGCCGTCGGGTGAGGAGGATAGCGGGCCGGTCTTGA
- a CDS encoding class I SAM-dependent methyltransferase, translating to MPARIRALLVSLGRWALGIRVFTTLDELDEMFRVLEQAAAVSDDELRSKFKMFCMEVDTDVPKDPYSREYRDRQFELYAHIAGKAYSVHNEVCAFDVDKAVIRPFPYYTESTETVGHHLMAIGNIIRLMKLERGSKIVEFGAGWGNATLALATMGFEVTAVDIEKRFCELVSKRAKQSGVNVNVVNADFSWIEKMAEPADAILFFECFHHASDHLALLGALSKATKGDARVYFAAEPIVPDFPIPWGLRLDGESLWAIRKNGWLELGFNERYFVRTLESLGWSVRKHVVDGIPWSTVFEARKNVSESKSNTTRATDKETCCTHGSPLAPVETPYLPERMVKVNGRISYAHGLEGDFLVLNTDTGVSRAICDKGTWAAEDVALFKRLIKPGMYVADIGANLGHHAVVFSKLVGPEGKVVAFEPQRLMFQLLGANLALNGCTNVDARQCAVGEQRGWIKLWPVDYKKPANFGGLGVGRHQGELSFDHAGEDVECLTSDELLLPMRHIEFIKIDVQSYEIYVLRGAAELLREFKPILFLEVSPHWMQRTGYDYREIYQFLWERGYKIYEPHRSLTKPVGIREWSGDENEDWDLLASTTSVS from the coding sequence GTGCCTGCTCGGATTAGGGCGCTGTTAGTTTCGTTGGGGAGGTGGGCGCTGGGCATCCGGGTGTTCACCACGCTTGACGAGCTTGACGAGATGTTTCGAGTGCTTGAGCAGGCTGCGGCAGTCTCTGATGATGAGCTCAGGTCGAAATTTAAAATGTTTTGCATGGAAGTCGATACAGACGTTCCCAAGGATCCGTATTCTCGGGAATATCGAGATAGGCAATTTGAGTTATACGCACACATTGCGGGGAAAGCCTATTCTGTCCACAACGAAGTGTGTGCGTTCGACGTCGATAAGGCGGTAATTCGGCCATTCCCTTACTACACAGAAAGCACGGAGACGGTCGGCCATCACTTGATGGCGATAGGGAACATCATTCGTCTCATGAAACTGGAAAGGGGATCAAAGATCGTTGAATTCGGGGCGGGTTGGGGTAATGCAACATTGGCGCTCGCCACGATGGGCTTTGAAGTGACGGCTGTTGATATCGAGAAGCGGTTCTGCGAGCTGGTCAGCAAACGCGCCAAGCAGTCTGGTGTCAATGTGAATGTTGTCAATGCGGACTTTTCATGGATTGAGAAGATGGCGGAGCCGGCAGATGCCATCCTGTTCTTCGAATGCTTCCACCATGCGTCGGACCATCTTGCCCTGTTGGGGGCATTGAGTAAGGCTACAAAAGGAGATGCACGAGTCTATTTCGCGGCCGAACCGATTGTTCCGGATTTTCCGATTCCATGGGGGCTCCGGCTTGACGGCGAGTCTCTTTGGGCGATTAGAAAGAACGGCTGGTTGGAGCTTGGATTCAACGAGAGATATTTCGTGAGGACTCTGGAATCACTTGGGTGGAGCGTGCGGAAGCATGTAGTGGACGGGATTCCCTGGAGTACGGTGTTTGAGGCAAGAAAGAACGTGTCCGAGAGCAAATCAAACACCACTCGCGCCACTGACAAAGAGACCTGTTGTACTCATGGCAGTCCTCTGGCACCTGTTGAGACGCCATATCTTCCTGAGCGGATGGTGAAGGTCAACGGCCGAATTAGCTACGCACATGGCCTCGAGGGAGATTTCTTGGTGTTGAATACAGACACGGGTGTATCAAGGGCGATTTGTGACAAGGGGACGTGGGCCGCTGAAGACGTGGCGCTCTTCAAGCGGTTGATCAAGCCTGGAATGTATGTGGCCGATATTGGCGCTAACTTAGGGCATCACGCCGTAGTCTTCTCGAAACTGGTTGGCCCGGAGGGAAAGGTCGTCGCTTTTGAGCCACAGCGGCTCATGTTTCAATTGTTAGGTGCCAATCTAGCCCTAAATGGGTGCACCAATGTGGATGCTCGTCAGTGTGCTGTGGGTGAGCAGCGGGGCTGGATCAAGCTGTGGCCTGTTGATTATAAGAAGCCTGCCAACTTTGGCGGTCTCGGTGTTGGCCGTCATCAAGGCGAGCTGTCCTTCGACCATGCCGGGGAGGATGTTGAGTGTCTGACCAGCGATGAATTGCTGCTACCTATGAGGCATATTGAGTTCATCAAAATCGATGTTCAATCCTACGAGATATACGTATTACGTGGCGCAGCGGAACTACTTAGAGAATTCAAACCGATACTTTTCCTGGAGGTCTCGCCCCACTGGATGCAGCGCACAGGGTATGATTATCGCGAGATTTATCAATTTCTCTGGGAACGCGGTTATAAGATATACGAGCCTCATAGGTCATTGACGAAACCCGTAGGGATAAGGGAGTGGAGTGGCGATGAGAATGAGGACTGGGATTTGTTGGCTTCGACCACCTCTGTCAGTTAG
- the gmd gene encoding GDP-mannose 4,6-dehydratase → MKRTALITGITGQDGSYLAELLLGKGYDVAGMVRRSSVENFERIDHIKDQTRLIQGDLTDQSSLDEAIEGIQPDEVYNLAAQSFVPTSWNQPTLTGEVTAMGATRILEAVRKHKPDARMYQASSSEMFGKVREVPQNEKTPFYPRSPYGVSKAYAHYITVNYRESYNLFAVSGILFNHESPRRGLEFVSRKVTDAVARIKLGLLKELRMGNLDAKRDWGFAGDYVDAMWRMLQRDTPEDYVIATGRTHAVRDILRVAFGAVGLNWEDHVVIDPALIRPAEVDLLIGDASKAKQTLGWEPTVSFEQLIEMMVQADLKRIKKALV, encoded by the coding sequence ATGAAACGAACGGCGCTCATTACCGGCATCACGGGTCAGGACGGGTCGTACCTTGCCGAATTGCTGCTCGGGAAAGGCTACGACGTCGCTGGGATGGTTCGGCGATCCAGTGTTGAAAACTTCGAGCGGATCGATCATATCAAGGACCAGACGCGCCTCATTCAGGGGGATTTGACGGATCAGTCGTCGTTGGATGAGGCGATTGAGGGCATCCAGCCCGATGAGGTCTACAATCTCGCTGCGCAATCATTCGTCCCGACATCCTGGAACCAGCCCACCTTGACCGGTGAAGTGACGGCCATGGGCGCCACGAGGATTCTTGAGGCCGTCCGGAAGCATAAGCCTGATGCGAGGATGTACCAGGCGTCCAGTAGTGAAATGTTTGGAAAGGTCCGCGAAGTTCCTCAAAATGAAAAGACCCCGTTCTATCCCAGAAGTCCTTACGGCGTCTCCAAAGCCTATGCGCACTACATCACGGTCAACTACCGGGAAAGCTATAACCTCTTTGCGGTCTCCGGGATTCTCTTTAACCACGAGTCGCCTCGCCGTGGTCTTGAATTCGTCTCGAGAAAGGTGACCGACGCGGTTGCGCGGATCAAACTGGGCCTCCTGAAAGAGCTGAGGATGGGCAATCTTGACGCCAAGCGGGACTGGGGCTTTGCCGGGGATTATGTGGATGCCATGTGGAGGATGCTCCAGCGGGACACGCCCGAGGATTACGTGATCGCGACCGGGCGGACGCACGCGGTGCGGGATATCCTTCGCGTGGCCTTTGGGGCGGTTGGACTTAACTGGGAGGACCACGTTGTGATCGATCCCGCGCTCATCCGCCCGGCCGAGGTCGATTTGTTGATCGGCGACGCCTCCAAGGCCAAGCAGACGCTCGGTTGGGAACCCACGGTCTCGTTCGAGCAATTAATCGAGATGATGGTGCAGGCCGACCTCAAACGGATCAAGAAGGCTCTGGTGTGA
- a CDS encoding GDP-mannose 4,6-dehydratase, with protein sequence MRVLITGVNGFAGSHLAEHLLGEGYDVAGTVLHAGHVESIAALRDHLRLYEADVTRPETLGDAIAKERPEQVYHLAGVAFVKDSWTDPEGTYRTNFLGTFHLYEALARSEIEARVLFASSAEVYGAVQGSELLGETFPPRPITPYAVSKAAAELLGVQYGASGRISVLCARAFNHIGPRQDPRFVCANFARQIAEIEAGRQPPVIHVGNLDVARDFTDVRDIARAYRLIMEHGRPGEVYNVCSGEACSIQTILDRLLGFANIPIRVEVDPSRVRPVDIPVLRGDPSKLEGLGWRRTIPLDQSLRDIIADARARLAGAR encoded by the coding sequence GTGAGGGTTCTGATCACTGGCGTCAACGGCTTCGCCGGGAGCCATCTTGCCGAGCATCTGCTGGGAGAGGGATACGACGTTGCCGGGACGGTGCTCCACGCCGGTCACGTCGAGTCCATCGCGGCGCTTCGGGATCACCTGCGTCTCTATGAGGCGGACGTGACCCGGCCCGAGACCCTGGGCGACGCGATCGCCAAGGAGCGGCCCGAGCAGGTCTACCACCTGGCGGGCGTCGCCTTTGTCAAGGACTCCTGGACGGATCCCGAAGGCACGTATCGCACGAATTTTCTCGGCACGTTCCACCTGTACGAGGCTCTCGCGCGATCCGAGATCGAGGCGCGGGTGCTCTTCGCGAGCTCCGCCGAGGTCTACGGGGCCGTTCAGGGCTCGGAGCTGCTGGGAGAAACGTTCCCCCCGCGGCCGATCACGCCTTACGCGGTGAGCAAAGCCGCGGCCGAGCTGTTGGGTGTTCAGTATGGCGCGTCGGGACGGATCAGCGTGTTATGCGCCCGCGCGTTCAATCACATCGGGCCGCGACAGGATCCACGGTTCGTGTGTGCGAATTTTGCCCGCCAGATCGCGGAAATCGAGGCGGGAAGGCAGCCGCCGGTCATCCACGTTGGCAACTTGGACGTGGCGCGCGATTTCACCGACGTGAGGGACATTGCGAGGGCGTACCGGCTCATCATGGAGCACGGCCGGCCGGGCGAGGTCTACAATGTGTGCTCCGGAGAGGCGTGCTCGATCCAGACGATCTTGGACCGGCTTCTCGGGTTCGCGAACATCCCCATTCGGGTGGAGGTGGACCCCTCGCGCGTGCGACCCGTGGATATTCCGGTGTTGCGAGGTGATCCGTCGAAACTCGAGGGGCTGGGCTGGCGCAGGACCATTCCGCTCGACCAATCGCTGAGGGATATCATCGCGGATGCGAGGGCGCGTCTCGCGGGGGCGCGGTGA
- a CDS encoding glycosyltransferase family 1 protein, whose protein sequence is MKIAIDVHKIAGRRSGIGQYTDHIVGCLVKQHQGHRYFLCHYGLHPSAVGRWIQGGDVAAWEHARARGFTGVGFPFRKVARMYSSACTRVVMRRTPVDLFWGPNYRTLVGPAFKTAVTIHDMAHHHYPQYFPRSVLFYLKHRLRGVAARSHLILTDSEHSRRDIVNYLGQKPEKVVVAYPGVDRSFRPLSDPETQAAVRTRYHLPERFLLFLGTLEPRKNLVGLLKAFARARERGLDAPLVLAGDPGWMYRDVFRTIRSEGLEKAVITTGYVRDEDRPALYSMAEVFVYPSFYEGFGLPVLEAMACGTPVITSRVSSLPEVGGEAVRYVDPMSTGDIASAILELWQSDSLRQTLRERGLKQAAGFTWDACARTILSAFEGVVYGVVR, encoded by the coding sequence ATGAAGATTGCGATCGATGTGCACAAGATTGCGGGGCGGCGCAGCGGGATCGGGCAGTACACGGATCACATCGTTGGCTGCCTGGTCAAGCAGCACCAGGGTCATCGGTACTTTCTGTGCCATTACGGATTGCACCCTTCTGCAGTGGGTCGCTGGATACAGGGTGGGGATGTTGCGGCCTGGGAACATGCGCGTGCGCGTGGGTTCACCGGGGTCGGATTTCCCTTTCGGAAAGTGGCAAGGATGTATTCATCCGCCTGCACGAGGGTTGTGATGCGGCGCACCCCGGTGGACCTGTTTTGGGGACCGAACTACCGCACGTTGGTTGGCCCGGCATTCAAGACCGCCGTGACGATCCACGACATGGCCCATCACCACTATCCGCAGTATTTCCCCCGGTCTGTCCTGTTCTACCTGAAGCATCGGCTGCGAGGGGTGGCCGCTCGCTCTCACCTGATTCTGACCGACTCCGAGCACTCTCGCCGCGATATCGTCAATTATCTGGGTCAGAAACCTGAAAAGGTTGTGGTCGCCTATCCCGGGGTCGACCGGAGTTTCCGCCCTCTATCCGATCCCGAGACACAAGCCGCAGTCAGGACTCGGTATCACCTCCCGGAGCGGTTCCTGCTGTTTCTCGGCACGCTGGAGCCGCGGAAGAACCTCGTGGGGTTGCTCAAGGCGTTCGCGCGAGCGCGCGAGCGGGGCCTCGACGCACCGCTCGTGCTCGCCGGCGATCCCGGCTGGATGTACCGCGACGTGTTTCGGACGATTCGGAGTGAGGGACTTGAGAAAGCTGTGATCACTACTGGCTATGTCCGGGACGAGGACCGCCCGGCGCTGTATTCGATGGCCGAGGTGTTCGTCTACCCCAGTTTCTACGAGGGGTTTGGGCTGCCGGTCCTCGAGGCCATGGCGTGCGGGACCCCGGTCATCACCTCGCGGGTCTCCTCGCTTCCCGAGGTCGGCGGCGAGGCGGTCAGGTACGTCGATCCGATGTCGACCGGCGACATCGCGTCGGCAATTCTGGAATTGTGGCAGAGCGACTCGCTGCGTCAGACGCTCCGTGAACGAGGATTGAAACAGGCCGCAGGGTTCACTTGGGATGCGTGCGCCCGGACGATCCTGAGTGCCTTTGAGGGC